From a single Anaerolineaceae bacterium oral taxon 439 genomic region:
- a CDS encoding bacitracin ABC transporter ATP-binding protein: MNEFVIETKKLTKKYGHETAIHDVDLHVRKGRIYGLLGRNGVGKTTIMKAVLGLIPIDSGEVKVFGERIEERKERIYPRIGAMIETPGFYPNLTGTENLEIFAKLRGVPTANAVENALRLVGLPVRDKKLFGAYSLGMKQRLGIANAVFHDPELLILDEPTNGLDPIGIAGIRDYLKKLVVEREKTILISSHILSEITLLADDIGIIDRGVLLEEAPLSELTKRDRRYIELRVSDVPKTVLILERDFGMKGYSVQDDCTLHLFDAVEDIGAVHRALVLEDVAVYESRFCSHTLEDYFKSITGGEGIA, translated from the coding sequence ATGAACGAATTTGTGATTGAGACGAAAAAGCTGACGAAGAAATACGGGCATGAAACCGCGATTCATGACGTCGATCTCCATGTCCGGAAAGGGCGGATTTACGGGCTTCTCGGGCGGAACGGCGTCGGGAAAACGACAATAATGAAAGCCGTTTTGGGGCTGATCCCGATCGATTCCGGGGAGGTTAAAGTATTTGGCGAGCGGATCGAGGAACGGAAGGAGCGGATTTATCCGCGGATCGGCGCGATGATCGAGACGCCGGGCTTTTATCCGAACCTGACCGGGACGGAAAATCTGGAAATTTTTGCGAAGCTGCGCGGCGTTCCGACGGCGAACGCGGTCGAAAACGCGCTGAGGCTGGTCGGGCTTCCGGTTCGGGATAAAAAGCTGTTCGGCGCGTATTCTTTGGGCATGAAGCAGCGCCTCGGTATCGCGAACGCGGTTTTTCATGACCCGGAGCTTCTGATATTGGACGAACCCACGAATGGACTCGATCCGATCGGAATCGCCGGGATCAGGGATTATCTTAAAAAGCTGGTCGTTGAGCGTGAAAAAACGATCCTGATATCCAGTCATATCCTGTCTGAAATCACGCTGCTCGCCGACGATATCGGGATTATTGACCGCGGCGTATTATTGGAGGAAGCCCCGTTGAGCGAACTGACAAAAAGGGACCGGCGTTATATCGAGCTCCGGGTTTCGGACGTTCCGAAAACCGTTCTGATCCTGGAACGGGATTTTGGAATGAAGGGTTATTCCGTTCAGGACGACTGCACGCTTCATCTTTTTGACGCGGTTGAGGATATCGGCGCGGTCCACAGAGCGCTCGTACTGGAGGACGTCGCCGTTTACGAATCCCGGTTTTGCAGCCATACGTTGG